In Anopheles gambiae chromosome 2, idAnoGambNW_F1_1, whole genome shotgun sequence, a single window of DNA contains:
- the LOC1277050 gene encoding probable salivary secreted peptide, whose amino-acid sequence MKALTCCLVIVLSVSVVLIYGDSRQWGRRVSGDRLLDYAVVVNNSLPVPEKSSIYRYLPAAGAYRPPNITAIFTRDNVPGGKGGFAGIVSGGVNQSNVTLKLTSKPYQRFNFTIEIYGK is encoded by the exons ATGAAAGCGCTCACGTGTTGTTTGGTGATTGTTCTTAGCGTTTCGGTGGTGCTGATTTATGGCGATAGTCGCCAGTGGGGTCGCCGAGTGTCTGGAGATCGTCTGCTCGATTATGCCGTGGTCGTGAACAACTCGCTGCCAGTGCCGGAGAAGAGCAGCATCTATCGCTATCTTCCTGCTGCG GGAGCGTACCGGCCACCGAACATTACGGCTATCTTCACCCGTGATAACGTGCCGGGCGGCAAAGGTGGCTTTGCGGGAATCGTTTCCGGTGGAGTGAACCAATCGAATGTGACGCTGAAACTTACCTCCAAACCGTACCAGCGGTTTAACTTTACGATCGAGATTTACGGAAAGTAA